In Neoarius graeffei isolate fNeoGra1 chromosome 17, fNeoGra1.pri, whole genome shotgun sequence, a single window of DNA contains:
- the LOC132901330 gene encoding histone-lysine N-methyltransferase PRDM7-like: MKTETSMDGETSEACVKKEETLELNIYSYGDDLDNPPEGLSVKVEDPDDKDYLYCEVCKSFFLNKCEVHGPPLFIPDTPVPMGVPDRARQTLPPGLEIQKSSIPDAGLGVFNKGETVPVGAHFGPCQGELVNREEAKNSGDSSVMICGVVV; encoded by the exons atgaaaacagagacatccatggatggagagacctcagaagcctgtgtgaagaaagaggagacgctgGAGCTGAATATCTACAGCTATGGAGACGATCTCGACAACCCACCTGAAGGTCTCTCCgttaaagtggaagatcctgacgataaagactatctct actgtgaagtttgcaaatccttcttcctcaacaaatgcgaggttcatggaccacccctcttcatccccgatactcctgttcccatgggagtccctgaccgagccagacaaacacttcctcctgggctagaaatccagaagtccagtattcctgatgcaggcctaggagtgtttaataagggggagactgttccagtaggtgcacacttcggcccctgccagggagagctggtgaaccgagaggaagccaagaacagtggagactcctcggtt ATGATATGTGGAGTAGTGGTGTAA